One window of the Zygotorulaspora mrakii chromosome 6, complete sequence genome contains the following:
- the PBP4 gene encoding Pbp4p (similar to Saccharomyces cerevisiae PBP4 (YDL053C); ancestral locus Anc_4.228) produces MMASTTTASAKTGGNVQRTKLTGWAQAAARSLPKQTQSQAQTQPQLQSQTQQRQQQQQQQQQQHQQQQQQQQQQQQQQQLQKSRSNTASPISQGNKTTSQSNSASSKPITSSNNKKKSAKQSYNRDEVRNYMKSLFDQYSSTLSGQSIYHNMVQNKRQGQSLDWGTVTNSKYKNKKYGCLNEVAQALWN; encoded by the coding sequence ATGATGGCTTCAACTACGACAGCTAGTGCAAAAACTGGCGGCAACGTTCAAAGGACGAAACTGACAGGTTGGGCACAGGCAGCTGCAAGGTCGTTGCCCAAACAGACGCAATCGCAGGCGCAGACGCAACCGCAACTGCAGTCACAAACGCAACAGcggcaacagcaacagcaacagcaacagcaacagcatcaacaacaacaacaacaacaacaacagcagcagcagcagcaacaattGCAAAAGTCAAGATCTAACACAGCATCGCCTATTTCCCAAGGAAACAAAACAACATCGCAATCGAATTCAGCATCAAGTAAACCAATCACATCtagcaacaacaaaaagaaatctgCAAAGCAATCATACAACAGAGATGAGGTCAGAAATTATATGAAGAGCCTATTTGACCAGTATTCATCCACTCTTTCAGGTCAATCAATTTATCACAATATGGTCCAGAACAAGAGGCAAGGTCAATCCCTTGACTGGGGCACTGTGACAAACAGCAAGTAtaagaacaaaaaatatggcTGCCTCAATGAAGTCGCACAAGCGCTTTGGAATTAA
- the MCH1 gene encoding Mch1p (similar to Saccharomyces cerevisiae MCH1 (YDL054C); ancestral locus Anc_4.229), protein MKIRKTKKKKNEIHAKSLGKHRSRSKPQDMALSQVEHYLTYHVRQLLPHVLSKRSSKHVAYVFSLLSAVSSGFIVMISLYSDSWEKQLHYSAWQINMIASLANLGMYLTPPILGFLADTHGPITLSALGIIGFIPSYSYVAYIFNHPALSNDHTFHLILMSFTVMGVSTSSLYFSALITCAKLYPDKRTLSISLPTTCYGLSSFLGSQLLNLPFFWSTNGDSTFLNLGRVFNTFACVYAVVGLLAWIATSTVSMFKHAAMSQQESCRNGNEDMDQNENDPLIAVEPVQERLAQKQFFKDPVALFVGISMILSLGPSEMFLANMGSLTKLLVGENAVLSSRLLSVYAVLNTVTRLSSGFITDFLATRDISPKWILISLLSLSLMAQFLITNFSLSTTVVSPLKILLIGAMMGTVYGGLFTAYPVIILAMWGDKLFGTAYGSMMIAPAIGSVVSCMAYADIFDSKCVTEDTNATSCIAPVFEITSAQLIICILVTVVVLRRH, encoded by the coding sequence ATGAAGATCagaaaaactaaaaaaaaaaaaaatgagatacATGCTAAGTCCCTTGGGAAACACAGGTCGCGCAGCAAACCTCAAGATATGGCCCTTTCACAGGTGGAGCATTACCTCACGTATCATGTTCGTCAATTGCTACCACATGTACTTTCCAAACGATCTTCGAAGCATGTAGCGTACGTTTTCTCTCTGTTGTCGGCTGTTTCTTCGGGCTTTATTGTGATGATTTCATTGTATTCAGATTCGTGGGAAAAACAGTTGCACTATTCAGCATGGCAAATTAACATGATCGCCAGTCTTGCTAATTTAGGAATGTATTTAACTCCTCCTATTTTAGGATTCCTTGCGGACACCCATGGGCCAATTACGTTAAGTGCCCTAGGAATCATTGGCTTCATTCCAAGTTACTCGTACGTTgcatatatttttaatcACCCAGCACTATCCAACGATCATACATTTCATTTAATTTTAATGAGTTTCACTGTGATGGGTGTTTCAACAAGTTCTTTGTATTTTAGTGCTCTGATTACGTGTGCAAAATTATACCCCGATAAAAGAACTCTATCAATTAGCTTGCCAACAACTTGTTACGGgttatcatcatttttgggCTCACAGCTACTGAACCTGCCATTCTTCTGGTCGACTAATGGCGATTCTACATTTCTAAATCTAGGACGCGTTTTCAATACTTTTGCATGTGTTTACGCAGTTGTTGGCTTACTGGCTTGGATCGCAACAAGCACTGTTTCTATGTTCAAACACGCAGCTATGTCTCAGCAAGAATCATGtagaaatggaaatgaagatatggatcaaaatgaaaatgaccCTCTTATAGCTGTAGAGCCGGTTCAGGAGCGATTAGCCCAAAAacaattcttcaaagatCCAGTTGCCTTGTTTGTGGGAATATCTATGATACTTTCATTAGGTCCATCCGAAATGTTCCTAGCCAACATGGGATCGCTAACAAAGCTATTAGTAGGCGAAAACGCTGTCTTATCAAGTCGACTGTTGTCAGTGTACGCAGTACTAAATACCGTTACAAGACTATCTTCTGGTTTTATTACTGATTTTTTGGCAACAAGAGATATATCGCCAAAATGGATACTTATCTCGTTACTATCACTTTCACTAATGGCTCAATTCCTGATAACCAATTTCTCGTTATCAACAACTGTTGTTTCACCACTCAAGATACTACTTATAGGTGCAATGATGGGTACGGTTTACGGTGGCTTATTCACTGCATATCCTGTAATAATCTTAGCCATGTGGGGTGACAAACTTTTCGGTACTGCCTACGGCAGTATGATGATTGCCCCAGCAATCGGTTCCGTCGTATCTTGTATGGCATACgctgatatttttgatagtAAATGTGTGACAGAAGACACTAATGCTACTTCCTGCATCGCACCAGTGTTTGAGATAACATCCGCTCAACTAATAATATGCATACTCGTTACCGTCGTCGTGCTGAGAAGACACTAA
- the SEC61 gene encoding translocon subunit SEC61 (similar to Saccharomyces cerevisiae SEC61 (YLR378C); ancestral locus Anc_4.230) has translation MSGGLLYLFKPFEAYLPEVNAPERKVPYNQKLIWTGVSLLIFLVLGQIPLYGIVSSETSDPLYWLRAMLASNRGTLMELGVSPIITSSMIFQFLQGTQLLQVDMQNKQERDLFQIAQKVCAIVLTLGQAIVVVLTGNYGRPSDIGIAISLLLIFQLMFASIIVLLLDELLSKGYGLGSGISLFTATNIAEQIFWKAFAPTTVESGRGKEFEGAVIAFFHLLAVRKDKKRALVEAFYRSNLPNMFQVVSTVFIFLFVLYLQGFRYELPIRSTKVRGQMGTYPIKLFYTSNTPIMLQAALTSNIFLISQILYQKFPSNPVVRLLGVWGVVPGQPGPQRALKGLSYYIQPPTSLKEIPLDPLKAVVYVSFVLGVCALFSKTWIEVSGTSPRDVAKQFKDQGMVINGKRETSVYKELKKVIPTAAAFGGATIGVLSVCSDFLGTLGSGTSILMATTTIYGYYEIAAKEGGFSKNLVSGLSELM, from the coding sequence ATGTCTGGTGGTCTGCTGTATCTGTTCAAGCCATTTGAGGCATATCTCCCAGAGGTTAATGCACCTGAGAGGAAAGTTCCGTATAATCAAAAGTTGATATGGACCGGTGTCTCTTTACTGATCTTTTTAGTATTGGGTCAAATTCCATTATATGGTATTGTTTCAAGTGAAACTTCAGATCCATTGTATTGGTTACGTGCTATGCTGGCATCAAACAGAGGTACCTTAATGGAACTCGGTGTCTCACCAATCATTACCTCTTCAAtgattttccaatttttgcaaGGAACTCAGCTTTTGCAGGTTGACATGCAAAATAAGCAGGAACGCGACCTTTTCCAAATTGCTCAAAAGGTTTGTGCTATCGTTTTGACTCTTGGTCAAGcaattgttgttgttttaACCGGTAATTATGGTAGACCCAGCGACATTGGAATtgcaatttctttgttATTAATCTTTCAATTAATGTTCGCATCTATCATCGTTTTACTTCTTGACGAGCTTTTGTCAAAAGGTTATGGTCTTGGATCCGGTATTTCGTTATTTACTGCAACAAATATCGcagaacaaattttttggaaggCGTTTGCTCCAACGACGGTAGAATCAGGTCGTGgtaaagaatttgaaggTGCAGTTATCGCATTTTTCCATTTGCTGGCTGTTAGGaaggataaaaaaagagctttGGTGGAGGCATTCTACAGATCTAATTTACCAAACATGTTTCAAGTTGTGTCAACAGTATTCATTTTCCTATTTGTTCTTTATTTGCAAGGCTTCCGTTACGAATTGCCAATCAGATCAACAAAAGTAAGAGGACAAATGGGTACTTATCCAATCAAGCTGTTTTACACTTCGAACACTCCAATCATGCTACAAGCTGCTTTAACATCAAACATCTTTTTAATATCGCAGATtttatatcaaaaatttccatcAAATCCTGTTGTTCGCTTATTAGGTGTATGGGGTGTTGTACCTGGTCAACCAGGTCCACAAAGAGCCCTGAAAGGTCTATCTTATTACATTCAGCCACCAACctcattgaaagaaattccATTGGATCCATTAAAGGCTGTTGTTTatgtttcttttgttcTTGGCGTCTGTGCtctattttcaaaaacatggATAGAAGTTTCGGGTACTTCTCCTCGTGATGTAGCCAAGCAATTCAAAGATCAAGGTATGGTCATCAATGGTAAGAGAGAAACAAGTGTTTACAAAGAACTGAAAAAGGTTATTCCGACAGCTGCTGCTTTCGGTGGTGCTACCATTGGTGTCTTATCTGTTTGTTCAGATTTCCTAGGAACTTTAGGTTCCGGTACTTCAATTTTAATGGCCACTACCACAATTTACGGCTATTACGAAATTGCTGCCAAAGAAGGTGGATTTTCCAAGAATTTAGTTTCTGGTTTATCTGAATTGATGTAG